Proteins from a genomic interval of Anolis sagrei isolate rAnoSag1 chromosome 1, rAnoSag1.mat, whole genome shotgun sequence:
- the LOC132776304 gene encoding uncharacterized protein, giving the protein MTPRKNVGGPKGKGPAKKTPAKRPLPPRESSSEEEDVSAEELNALMARMDKFERERGLSTREAGPRPARQASRKIIFKNLLSRMSVLEAARAAATQEVDHNSQPEPNQREQDPPALTPQTVVGQVSADNPATTTLTSAAPAVSWSQPVCAEVQPAKKASPSATTPADPVMTSPSASPAVPERAAPGQPATQAIVVDGPSTSAGNNTTLVWPWGLCHAQNTTPTLPSPALVATGASVAKAGPQVPTVAPITLEMARTGDDNQYWGTDKWVLPIVPTAASASLGAHLSQKTIDKILRNKYIDMFSLYFRELDKKEKEDLDEERKEKLKKRRVERNWKNWIACYTIYASLLVEAHPYRAKALFKYQNIIYGAYVNYTGQAWLVYDSRFRSEAATMPNKRWDLIDSQLWMEVMNTTRAVSGEKADSGHTIQNTKESQPFRQGGPAQQPQRQKAMCWEYAAQGACAREDCKYQHACAICQGNHATNSCYKGKPTRSGPRGAQFNRRNPGQVTVPKGPQPNQGGSA; this is encoded by the coding sequence atgacgccgaggaagaatgtgggcggccctaaaggaaagggacctgccaagaagactccggcgaagcgtcccctccctcctagggaatcatcatcggaggaggaggacgttTCAGCCGAAGAATTGAATGCTCTTATGGCTAGGATGGACAAatttgagagggagagggggctttCAACGAGGGAGGCTGGGCCGCGCCCTGCGCGGCAGGCTAGCaggaagataatttttaaaaatctgctctcCCGCATGTCTGTTCTAGAGGCCGCCCGAGCAGCTGCGACACAAGAAGTTGATCACAACAGCCAACCGGAGCCCAATCAGAGGGAACAAGATCCTCCGGCCCTGACACCGCAAACGGTCGTGGGTCAAGTGTCGGCTGACAACCCAGCAACAACAACGCTGACCAGCGCGGCCCCGGCTGTATCCTGGTCTCAACCAGTTTGCGCGGAggtacagcctgcgaagaaagcaTCACCATCGGCCACCACACCGGCTGATCCGGTCATGACATCTCCTTCGGCGTCACCGGCTGTGCCAGAGCGGGCGGCACCTGGTCAGCCTGCTACACAAGCCATCGTCGTGGACGGGCCTTCGACATCCGCAGGTAATAACACCACACTGGTCTGGCCTTGGGGCCTGTGCCATGCGCAAAACACAACACCTACTCTCCCAAGTCCGGCCCTGGTGGCAACAGGAGCTTCGGTCGCAAAGGCTGGCCCTCAAGTCCCTACGGTTGCCCCCATAACCTTAGAAATGGCTAGGACGGGGGATGATAACCAGTATTGGGGAACCGATAAATGGGTTTTGCCGATAGTACCTACGGCAGCCTCAGCCTCTTTGGGGGCTCATTTGTCACAGAAAACCATAGACAAGATACTCAGGAATAAGTATATAGATATGTTTTCATTATACTTTAGGGAgttagataaaaaggaaaaagaggatttggACGAAGAACGTAAAGAGAAGCTAAAGAAAAGGCGGGTTGAGCGgaattggaaaaattggatagcttgttataccatatatgcatccctgctagtggaagctcatccttacagggccaaggccttgtttaaatatcaaaatataatatatggggcatatgtcaactacactggtcaggcgtggcttgtttacgatagccgctttcgctctgaggctgccacgatgcctaacaagcgatgggacctcatcgacagtcaattgtggatggaggtaatgaatacaaccagagcagtttctggtgagaaggccgatagcggccatactatacagaacactaaagagagtcagccctttcggcagggaggcccagcacaacagccgcaaagGCAAAAggctatgtgctgggaatacgcggcccagggagcttgcgcccgcgaggactgtaaatatcagcacgcctgtgcaatatgccagggtaaccacgcaaccaatagttgttacaagggaaaacccacaagaagtgGGCCAAGAGGTGCCCAGTTCAATAGAAGGAACCCTGGACAGGTtactgttccaaaagggccccagcccaatcaaggcgggtccgcttag